Proteins encoded in a region of the Sugiyamaella lignohabitans strain CBS 10342 chromosome B, complete sequence genome:
- the RMD5 gene encoding ubiquitin-protein ligase RMD5 (Component of GID Complex that confers ubiquitin ligase (U3) activity; necessary for polyubiquitination and degradation of the gluconeogenic enzyme fructose-1,6-bisphosphatase; forms dimer with Fyv10p that is then recruited to GID Complex by Gid8p; also required for sporulation; conserved protein that has a degenerate RING finger domain; GO_component: GO:0034657 - GID complex [Evidence IDA] [PMID 12686616]; GO_component: GO:0034657 - GID complex [Evidence IDA] [PMID 16872538]; GO_component: GO:0005737 - cytoplasm [Evidence IEA,IEA]; GO_component: GO:0005829 - cytosol [Evidence IDA] [PMID 12686616]; GO_function: GO:0004842 - ubiquitin-protein transferase activity [Evidence IDA,IMP] [PMID 18508925]; GO_process: GO:0007126 - meiotic nuclear division [Evidence IEA]; GO_process: GO:0045721 - negative regulation of gluconeogenesis [Evidence IMP] [PMID 12686616]; GO_process: GO:0043161 - proteasome-mediated ubiquitin-dependent protein catabolic process [Evidence IMP] [PMID 12686616]; GO_process: GO:0042787 - protein ubiquitination involved in ubiquitin-dependent protein catabolic process [Evidence IMP] [PMID 12686616]; GO_process: GO:0030435 - sporulation resulting in formation of a cellular spore [Evidence IEA]), whose amino-acid sequence MYLTRSGEFDVASTFMKETGVSVPEHLLGEFCKMYDILQHIQARDLAPAIEWATLKRSDLLARGSNLEFSLHRLQYIDYLIEQNDSVKAINYARRHLSAFKDRYFKETSQLMSALLYVGTIDKSPYASVVKFPTYEQLNMMFASEFCSLLGFPPQSPLYLAVTAGSIAIPTLSKMESVMKRRGAEWTTTQELPVTIDLPEILQFHSIFVCPVSKEQTTETNPPMMLPCGHILANDSVRSLGKESPTHMFKCPYCPVDTNYSQAKRVYF is encoded by the coding sequence ATGTACTTGACCAGGAGCGGGGAATTTGATGTTGCGTCAACGTTCATGAAGGAGACCGGTGTCTCGGTGCCAGAGCATTTGTTAGGTGAATTTTGTAAGATGTATGATATCTTACAGCATATTCAGGCTAGAGACTTGGCTCCCGCTATAGAATGGGCTACACTGAAGCGCAGTGACCTACTGGCAAGGGGAAGCAACCTCGAGTTCAGCTTACACAGACTACAGTATATTGATTATCTGATAGAACAGAACGATTCAGTGAAAGCCATCAATTATGCAAGAAGACATTTGTCAGCATTCAAAGATCGGTACTTCAAGGAAACCTCCCAGCTTATGTCGGCTTTGTTATATGTAGGGACTATCGATAAGTCGCCATATGCCTCAGTGGTTAAATTTCCAACATATGAACAGCTCAACATGATGTTTGCATCTGAATTTTGTTCCCTACTGGGATTCCCGCCCCAGTCACCGCTTTATCTTGCAGTTACAGCCGGATCTATTGCAATACCAACTCTTAGCAAAATGGAATCAGTTATGAAGCGACGGGGAGCTGAGTGGACAACGACTCAAGAGTTACCAGTAACGATAGATCTTCCAGAAATCTTACAATTCCACTCTATTTTCGTATGTCCAGTTTCAAAGGAACAGACCACTGAGACAAACCCTCCTATGATGCTTCCATGTGGTCACATTCTGGCCAACGATAGTGTGAGGTCTCTGGGCAAGGAGAGTCCAACTCACATGTTCAAGTGTCCCTATTGTCCGGTGGATACCAACTATTCACAGGCTAAGCGCGTCTATTTCTAG
- the ELC1 gene encoding elongin C (Elongin C, conserved among eukaryotes; forms a complex with Cul3p that polyubiquitylates monoubiquitylated RNA polymerase II to trigger its proteolysis; plays a role in global genomic repair; GO_component: GO:0031463 - Cul3-RING ubiquitin ligase complex [Evidence IPI] [PMID 16675952]; GO_component: GO:0031463 - Cul3-RING ubiquitin ligase complex [Evidence IMP] [PMID 17296727]; GO_component: GO:0005737 - cytoplasm [Evidence IEA,IEA]; GO_component: GO:0070449 - elongin complex [Evidence IPI] [PMID 10430890]; GO_component: GO:0070449 - elongin complex [Evidence IPI] [PMID 10753924]; GO_component: GO:0000113 - nucleotide-excision repair factor 4 complex [Evidence IDA] [PMID 15226437]; GO_component: GO:0005634 - nucleus [Evidence IEA,IEA]; GO_function: GO:0004842 - ubiquitin-protein transferase activity [Evidence IDA] [PMID 16675952]; GO_process: GO:0070911 - global genome nucleotide-excision repair [Evidence IMP] [PMID 18817898]; GO_process: GO:0042787 - protein ubiquitination involved in ubiquitin-dependent protein catabolic process [Evidence IDA] [PMID 16675952]; GO_process: GO:0042787 - protein ubiquitination involved in ubiquitin-dependent protein catabolic process [Evidence IMP] [PMID 16705154]; GO_process: GO:0006511 - ubiquitin-dependent protein catabolic process [Evidence IEA]), producing the protein MEEILEPEQSEFVTLISSDGFRFVLPRKAAMISGTLNGMLSASAFTEAQYGRVHLGNISGELLEKICEYLCFNLKYKDRANVPEFEIAPEMALELLVAADFLDSKYLEFCVSLIPVFGSLI; encoded by the coding sequence ATGGAAGAAATTTTGGAACCAGAGCAATCGGAGTTTGTAACTTTAATATCCTCAGATGGATTTCGTTTCGTGTTGCCACGAAAGGCGGCTATGATATCGGGCACTTTAAATGGTATGCTGAGTGCTTCTGCCTTCACAGAAGCGCAATATGGAAGAGTGCACCTTGGGAACATCAGTGGCGAATTACTGGAAAAGATCTGTGAATATCTTTGTTTCAATTTGAAATATAAAGACAGAGCCAACGTCCCAGAATTTGAGATAGCGCCAGAAATGGCCTTAGAACTTCTTGTGGCTGCCGATTTTTTGGACAGTAAGTATTTAGAATTTTGTGTATCCTTGATTCCCGTATTTGGTTCCcttatataa
- a CDS encoding palmitoyl-(protein) hydrolase (Acyl-protein thioesterase responsible for depalmitoylation of Gpa1p; green fluorescent protein (GFP)-fusion protein localizes to both the cytoplasm and nucleus and is induced in response to the DNA-damaging agent MMS; GO_component: GO:0005737 - cytoplasm [Evidence IEA,IEA]; GO_component: GO:0005737 - cytoplasm [Evidence IDA] [PMID 14562095]; GO_component: GO:0005634 - nucleus [Evidence IEA,IEA]; GO_component: GO:0005634 - nucleus [Evidence IDA] [PMID 14562095]; GO_function: GO:0016787 - hydrolase activity [Evidence IEA,IEA]; GO_function: GO:0008474 - palmitoyl-(protein) hydrolase activity [Evidence IDA,IMP,ISS] [PMID 12080046]; GO_process: GO:0006631 - fatty acid metabolic process [Evidence IEA]; GO_process: GO:0006629 - lipid metabolic process [Evidence IEA]; GO_process: GO:0035601 - protein deacylation [Evidence IDA,IMP] [PMID 12080046]), with protein MTYPAVRIPAVKAPSATVIFLHGLGDSGNGWRFLAEEAIRKKRLQHVNFIFPDAPMKPVTLNFGMQMPAWYDIPKLENVRHKQDEVGVLESVDRLKAMIEEELGKGVPSERVVIGGFSQGCAISYGVCLNSEE; from the coding sequence ATGACATATCCAGCGGTTAGAATACCTGCTGTCAAGGCGCCCTCAGCGACAGTTATATTTCTTCATGGACTTGGTGATAGTGGAAATGGTTGGAGGTTTTTAGCCGAGGAGGCAATTCGAAAGAAGCGACTTCAGCATGTGAACTTCATCTTTCCAGATGCTCCAATGAAGCCAGTGACCCTGAACTTTGGTATGCAGATGCCCGCGTGGTACGATATCCCAAAATTAGAGAACGTGCGCCATAAGCAAGACGAAGTTGGCGTTCTGGAGAGTGTTGACAGGTTGAAAGCAATGATTGAGGAAGAGCTTGGCAAAGGTGTCCCTTCGGAAAGAGTTGTTATAGGAGGATTTAGCCAGGGCTGTGCTATTAGCTATGGAGTATGTTTGAATTCTGAGGAGTAG
- the SEN54 gene encoding Sen54p (Subunit of the tRNA splicing endonuclease; tRNA splicing endonuclease is composed of Sen2p, Sen15p, Sen34p, and Sen54p; GO_component: GO:0012505 - endomembrane system [Evidence IEA]; GO_component: GO:0016020 - membrane [Evidence IEA]; GO_component: GO:0005741 - mitochondrial outer membrane [Evidence IEA,IEA]; GO_component: GO:0005741 - mitochondrial outer membrane [Evidence IDA,IMP] [PMID 12925762]; GO_component: GO:0005741 - mitochondrial outer membrane [Evidence IDA] [PMID 16407407]; GO_component: GO:0005739 - mitochondrion [Evidence IEA]; GO_component: GO:0005739 - mitochondrion [Evidence IDA] [PMID 16823961]; GO_component: GO:0005634 - nucleus [Evidence IEA,IEA]; GO_component: GO:0000214 - tRNA-intron endonuclease complex [Evidence IDA] [PMID 9200603]; GO_function: GO:0000213 - tRNA-intron endonuclease activity [Evidence IDA] [PMID 9200603]; GO_process: GO:0008033 - tRNA processing [Evidence IEA]; GO_process: GO:0000379 - tRNA-type intron splice site recognition and cleavage [Evidence IDA] [PMID 9200603]) — protein MSKEANDADIDVDISDEQQDWRFLNAIDRSGQSLPKRGEKDYEPDGTGLQVSTLAESRAAMYKALEGERKHSSKNHVSATWFGYIGKARVDVVAGPHFMTMGKADSSGVIWLLPEEVIYLVERGSMECWWPEGAPMSLQAVYSTCIKAMGDIEKLQVYSYLRKIGFIVQRATSYDPDFRVLEQRKLEREEALINMRNKAGYSGLLRRSFLMGYNNCVVSPLSFISRQLARRAATSNSTLLWRSVYRSYESIYSELNIIPCHRPPHLEAEVSDLDIEEPAAPFRVMFDVWKPGSTFKKASPGKPDYRIVVVSARDDKMPSLNQTASLFASVPVSETTKDKSQMQRLKEGWRTVILAVVDAGIISLFKLSDVGFGDEKMYIRPPPKPRAPRTRKNQSKKS, from the coding sequence ATGTCGAAGGAAGCTAATGATGCCGATATCGATGTTGATATTAGTGATGAACAGCAGGACTGGCGATTCTTGAATGCCATAGATCGGTCTGGCCAGTCCTTACCCAAGCGGGGAGAAAAAGATTATGAGCCGGATGGCACAGGATTACAGGTCTCAACGTTGGCTGAGAGTAGAGCCGCCATGTACAAAGCTTTGGAAGGAGAGCGGAAACACTCGTCTAAGAATCACGTATCTGCTACATGGTTCGGTTATATTGGAAAAGCTCGTGTAGATGTTGTAGCTGGTCCCCATTTTATGACTATGGGCAAGGCCGACTCGTCTGGTGTGATCTGGTTGCTACCAGAAGAAGTCATTTACCTAGTGGAGAGGGGAAGCATGGAATGTTGGTGGCCCGAAGGAGCTCCAATGAGTTTACAGGCAGTTTATTCAACATGCATCAAAGCAATGGGAGATATTGAAAAGCTTCAAGTCTATTCATACTTGAGGAAGATTGGGTTTATAGTACAGAGAGCCACATCATATGACCCAGATTTCAGGGTTTTAGAGCAGCGTAAATTAGAACGAGAAGAGGCCTTGATTAATATGAGGAATAAAGCCGGTTATAGTGGGCTTCTAAGAAGATCGTTTTTAATGGGGTATAACAACTGTGTGGTTTCGCCGCTGTCATTCATTTCCCGCCAGTTGGCGAGAAGAGCGGCAACCTCGAACTCAACACTACTTTGGAGGAGTGTTTACCGAAGTTATGAATCAATATATTCTGAGCTCAACATTATCCCTTGCCACCGGCCACCTCATCTAGAAGCTGAAGTTTCTGATTTAGATATTGAAGAACCCGCTGCTCCTTTCCGAGTCATGTTTGATGTTTGGAAACCTGGTTCTACATTCAAGAAAGCATCTCCAGGAAAACCAGATTACCGAATTGTTGTGGTTAGTGCTCGTGACGATAAAATGCCCAGTCTTAATCAGACAGCATCGCTCTTCGCCTCCGTACCAGTGAGCGAGACAACGAAAGACAAGAGTCAGATGCAAAGATTGAAAGAAGGTTGGCGGACTGTTATTTTGGCGGTTGTAGATGCCGGTATAATAAGTCTATTCAAATTGTCAGATGTCGGTTTTGGTGATGAAAAAATGTATATAAggccaccaccaaaacccAGAGCACCTCGCACTCGTAAAAATCAAAGCAAAAAGTCCTAA
- the BRO1 gene encoding Bro1p (Cytoplasmic class E vacuolar protein sorting (VPS) factor; coordinates deubiquitination in the multivesicular body (MVB) pathway by recruiting Doa4p to endosomes; GO_component: GO:0005737 - cytoplasm [Evidence IEA,IEA]; GO_component: GO:0005737 - cytoplasm [Evidence IDA] [PMID 12668726]; GO_component: GO:0005768 - endosome [Evidence IEA,IEA]; GO_component: GO:0005768 - endosome [Evidence IDA] [PMID 12668726]; GO_component: GO:0005768 - endosome [Evidence IDA] [PMID 15935782]; GO_function: GO:0004843 - ubiquitin-specific protease activity [Evidence IDA] [PMID 17446860]; GO_process: GO:0070676 - intralumenal vesicle formation [Evidence IGI,IMP] [PMID 23444383]; GO_process: GO:0016579 - protein deubiquitination [Evidence IGI,IPI] [PMID 15326198]; GO_process: GO:0043328 - protein targeting to vacuole involved in ubiquitin-dependent protein catabolic process via the multivesicular body sorting pathway [Evidence IMP] [PMID 14523026]; GO_process: GO:0015031 - protein transport [Evidence IEA]; GO_process: GO:0007584 - response to nutrient [Evidence IMP] [PMID 8649366]; GO_process: GO:0006810 - transport [Evidence IEA]; GO_process: GO:0006511 - ubiquitin-dependent protein catabolic process [Evidence IMP] [PMID 12062418]; GO_process: GO:0007034 - vacuolar transport [Evidence IMP] [PMID 12668726]), whose translation MKDTALIALPLKETSETDWTGPLRQYITGIYGTADVYNEDITALNRLRQDVRGCASDATGRDIIYRYYGQLELLELRIPVNDHGCRLSFTWYDSFTHTPITQHSLAFEKASLLYNLASVNSHIGADSDDVKVSYAAFQAASGIYAFILENFLHAPSSDLVQDTVKALSKLMVGQAQEVLTLKQIHDSAAKPSTVAKLAKGTSNMYKSAGEALASVHTSKSWGEKSWHLLSQLKSKYYLAISYDYQARHLEATDKYGQALAYLNIAVESFREVVKQAVPLHSQYSDFVDTIKAYQETAELNLKRLDKDNDFIYHEHIPNAATLAEISGMEAAKPTPMNQLYKENKDISQIIGKELFEKLIPLSVHEKSSLYSEEKASLLRKEGEAVEVAEEEMASALEFLDLPASLRILQSNSDIEAGADQDLPSNVQSWASEISGSASITFANLESKRNTVYNTIKKAESLINEEENQWRTAKSQYGDSFNQTSSISLSSAISSDIHRIKESLSNGAVSDQLVQKLLNSGNVRQDIEKLRSGPYGQELMEAFTISAPSTNPQSAGSIPNLLDLDIVDERDDVASLVAQTDDLLNRLHKVSQERKTLFKDFKQRVHNDDISSLLILNSKVPNIEETLFKTELEKFQPFRTRLEATIHHQKVLLKEITSTWKKVLSNESVKQKTKSRESIKVQRLAMIDRFKLAYNSWKAAQDGMSKGSEFYDDLLSRSLGILQNAQQFHQNRGEERARLLSAARSAHNAATQDQLRQQLADFSIAPRPHESNPPSRGDFSIPSMTNAPTLPPKPNSVHSSFSGPSHDSFSNPGGSYLQSSQPLPPPPQSQLDSREYKPPSHFNSPAPAPYTVPSAYTPALYSQPESQPPVPSQYQTQSSYPQNFNSPTYSYQRQNSNNGYGQ comes from the coding sequence ATGAAGGATACCGCTCTTATCGCCTTGCCACTCAAGGAAACCAGTGAGACTGACTGGACTGGTCCGTTACGACAATATATCACTGGTATTTATGGCACTGCTGATGTCTATAATGAAGACATAACCGCATTAAACCGTCTTCGCCAAGATGTTCGTGGATGTGCATCGGATGCGACAGGAagagatattatttatagataCTATGGACAGCTCGAACTATTAGAACTAAGAATTCCTGTCAATGATCATGGATGTAGATTGTCATTTACTTGGTATGACTCGTTTACTCATACTCCAATCACTCAGCACTCATTGGCATTTGAAAAGGCCTCTCTGCTGTACAATTTGGCTAGCGTCAATTCTCATATTGGAGCAGATTCCGACGATGTTAAGGTATCATATGCTGCGTTTCAAGCTGCTTCGGGCATATATGCTTTCATTTTAGAGAATTTCCTCCATGCTCCGAGTTCTGATCTTGTTCAAGATACTGTCAAGGCACTTAGTAAACTAATGGTTGGTCAGGCCCAGGAGGTACTGACCCTGAAGCAGATACACGACAGTGCTGCTAAGCCTTCTACTGTCGCTAAACTGGCAAAAGGAACGTCAAATATGTACAAATCAGCTGGCGAAGCGCTCGCCTCTGTTCATACCAGCAAGTCATGGGGAGAAAAATCATGGCATCTCTTATCTCAGCTCAAGTCAAAGTATTATCTTGCCATTAGCTATGACTATCAGGCCCGGCATCTTGAAGCAACTGACAAGTATGGCCAGGCTCTTGCATACTTGAACATTGCGGTAGAGAGTTTCCGGGAGGTTGTCAAGCAAGCAGTACCTCTCCATTCACAATACTCTGATTTCGTAGATACCATAAAGGCTTACCAAGAGACCGCTGAACTCAATCTAAAACGATTGGACAAAGATAATGATTTCATCTACCATGAGCATATCCCAAATGCGGCAACTCTTGCTGAGATCTCGGGGATGGAAGCAGCTAAGCCTACTCCTATGAATCAGCTGTACAAAGAAAATAAGGACATAAGCCAGATTATCGGCAAAGAACTTTTTGAAAAGCTCATTCCTCTCTCTGTTCATGAGAAGAGCAGTTTGTATTCAGAGGAAAAAGCTAGTTTGTTGAGAAAGGAAGGCGAGGCTGTTGAAGTTGCAGAGGAAGAGATGGCATCAGCTCTGGAATTTTTGGATCTCCCCGCCTCGCTACGAATTCTACAATCCAACTCTGATATTGAAGCAGGTGCTGATCAGGATCTTCCCAGTAATGTTCAAAGCTGGgcttctgaaatatctggTAGTGCTAGTATTACATTCGCAAATCTCGAAAGTAAGAGGAACACCGTTTACAACACTATTAAAAAGGCGGAGTCTCTTATtaatgaggaagaaaatCAATGGAGGACAGCAAAATCTCAATACGGAGACTCGTTTAATCAGACCTCTTCTATCTCTTTAAGCTCTGCTATAAGTTCAGACATTCATCGGATTAAGGAAAGCCTTTCGAACGGTGCTGTTTCTGACCAATTGGTTCAGAAGCTCTTAAATTCCGGTAACGTTCGACAGGATATCGAAAAATTGAGATCGGGCCCATATGGACAAGAACTTATGGAGGCTTTTACGATTAGCGCACCCAGCACAAACCCTCAGTCAGCAGGATCAATCCCCAATTTGCTAGATCTTGACATTGTTGACGAACGTGACGACGTGGCATCACTTGTTGCGCAGACCGATGACCTTCTCAATAGACTGCATAAAGTCTCCCAGGAGCGCAAAACGCTGTTCAAAGATTTTAAGCAGCGTGTGCACAATGATGACATTTCATCgctgttgattttgaataGCAAGGTACCGAACATTGAGGAAACGCTCTTTAAGACTGAGCTGGAGAAATTCCAGCCGTTTAGAACTCGCCTTGAGGCAACAATACATCATCAAAAAGTTCTTCTTAAGGAAATAACAAGTACTTGGAAAAAAGTATTAAGCAATGAGAGTGTTAAGCAGAAAACGAAAAGTAGAGAGTCTATCAAGGTTCAAAGGCTGGCCATGATCGATAGGTTCAAATTGGCATATAATAGTTGGAAGGCAGCTCAAGATGGTATGTCCAAAGGCAGTGAATTTTACGATGACCTGCTATCGCGCTCTTTGGGAATTCTACAGAATGCTCAGCAGTTTCATCAGAACAGAGGTGAGGAGAGAGCTAGACTTTTGAGTGCAGCCCGTTCGGCCCATAATGCTGCTACTCAGGATCAGCTTCGACAACAACTTGCAGATTTCTCTATTGCACCTAGACCTCATGAGTCCAACCCGCCATCTCGGGGAGATTTTAGTATCCCAAGTATGACAAATGCGCCGACCCTGCCACCAAAGCCTAATTCCGTACATAGCAGTTTTTCCGGTCCTTCACATGACAGCTTCTCAAACCCAGGTGGCTCGTACTTGCAGTCCTCACAGCCTctaccacctccacctcaGTCTCAATTGGATTCACGCGAATATAAGCCACCTAGTCATTTCAATAGCCCGGCACCGGCTCCTTATACGGTACCTTCAGCGTATACCCCTGCATTATACAGTCAACCTGAGAGTCAGCCACCAGTGCCGTCACAGTATCAGACGCAGTCATCATATCCTCAAAACTTCAACTCGCCGACCTACAGTTACCAACGGCAAAATTCCAACAACGGTTACGGGCAGTAG